One genomic window of Salvia miltiorrhiza cultivar Shanhuang (shh) chromosome 4, IMPLAD_Smil_shh, whole genome shotgun sequence includes the following:
- the LOC131020679 gene encoding CAAX prenyl protease 1 homolog, which produces MAFPYMEAVVGFMILVYIFETYLDLRQHAALKLPTLPKPLVGVISQEKFEKSRAYSLEKSYFHFVHEFVTILMDSAILYFGILPWFWKRSGEVLVYSGFNAENEILHTLAFLAGVMFWSQITDLPFSLYSTFVIETRHGFNKQTLLLFFRDMAKGILLAIVIGPPIVAAIIIIVQKGGPYLAIYLWGFMLIVSLIMMTVYPVLIAPLFNKFTPLPEGELRTKIENLASSLKFPLKKLFVVDGSTRSSHSNAYMYGFLKNKRIVLYDTLIEQCKNEEEVVAVIAHELGHWKLNHTMYSFIAVQILTLLQFGGYTLVRNSKDLFLSFGFDTQPVLIGLIIFQHTVIPLQHIVGLLLNLVSRAFEFQADAFAKKLGYAVPLRAGLIKLQEENLSSMNTDPWYSAYHYSHPPLVERLAAIDEPDKKTD; this is translated from the exons ATGGCGTTTCCCTACATGGAGGCGGTCGTCG GTTTCATGATACTGGTGTACATTTTTGAGACGTATCTTGATTTGCGGCAGCATGCTGCTCTTAAGCTGCCTACTTTGCCAAAACCACTGGTAGGAGTGATCAGCCAAGAAAAGTTTGAAAAGTCCCGTGCTTATAGTCTTGAGAAAAG cTATTTCCATTTTGTGCACGAATTTGTAACTATACTCATGGACTCTGCAATTTTGTACTTCGGTATATTGCCCTGGTTTTGGAAG AGGTCTGGAGAGGTTTTGGTATATTCTGGATTTAATGCTGAAAATGAGATATTACACACTCTTGCATTTTTAGCTGGCGTTATGTTTTGGTCCCAG ATAACTGATTTACCATTTTCTTTGTACTCAACATTTGTCATTGAGACCCGCCATGGTTTCAACAAG CAAACACTGTTGTTATTCTTTAGGGACATGGCCAAAGGAATTTTATTAGCTATAGTGATCGGTCCTCCTATTGTAGCTGCTATCATCATTATAGTGCAG AAAGGAGGTCCTTACTTGGCCATATATCTCTGGGGCTTTATGCTAATTGTGTCTCTTATAATGATGACTGTTTATCCAGTTCTGATTGCCCCCCTTTTCAACAAGTTCACTCCT CTTCCGGAGGGAGAACTCAGGACCAAGATTGAGAATCTTGCTTCATCTCTCAAATTCCCTTTGAAAAAGTTGTTTGTTGTTGATGGGTCAACAAGGTCAAGTCACAGCAAT GCTTACATGTATGGATTTCTTAAAAACAAAAGAATCGTCCTGTATGACACGTTAATAGAACAG TGTAAGAATGAAGAAGAAGTTGTTGCTGTTATTGCTCATGAACTTGGTCACTGGAAGCTAAATCATACAATGTACTCCTTCATTGCAGTTCAG ATCCTGACGTTGTTGCAATTTGGGGGATACACTCTCGTTAGGAACTCAAAAGATCTCTTCCTAAGTTTTGGGTTTGATACACAGCCCGTTCTTATTGGCCTTATCATATTTCAG CATACTGTGATACCTCTCCAGCATATTGTGGGGCTTTTACTCAATCTTGTGAGCCGGGCTTTTGAGTTCCAG GCTGATGCTTTTGCCAAGAAGCTTGGTTATGCTGTTCCTCTACGAGCTGGTCTTATCAAACTGCAG GAGGAGAATCTATCATCCATGAACACTGACCCTTGGTATTCTGCTTACCACTATTCGCATCCACCCTTGGTCGAAAGATTAGCTGCTATCGATGAACCCGATAAGAAGACGGACTAA